The following are encoded together in the Clostridium sp. BJN0013 genome:
- a CDS encoding CCA tRNA nucleotidyltransferase, protein MDILKSFTKDEVEIMNVIRNLCIKKGIKAYIVGGAVRDAILKNKIKDIDICINVNPNSIAGQLKGIKYYKYYENFQTATLAFENGIGIDLIRCRKEYYKKDGELPIVEPSNIYDDLHRRDFTINSLAYDMVTNSILDIYGGIDDIKNKIIKKIHFNSYREDPTRIFRAIKYCVRYGFHLKDKWEIEQCIKEGIFNTISNDRIIKEIYSLCCEINWIENIYLCSELKIFNIDGQALEIKDSVYGKDLISIYKNIDMRILRLFYSLRDEVYVNILIENSILNRKLKSTIKYFSERLKIIIDSMKNTLDNYKLYNLLKSMNDYELTFLSWYDELNCKIYNYTTNMSTYKLSLNGNDIKTLGIKEGKFIKKILNDIMKVELNTALKWKKEYLLKNIGEMYKCL, encoded by the coding sequence ATGGATATTTTAAAATCATTTACTAAAGATGAAGTAGAAATTATGAATGTAATAAGAAATTTATGTATAAAAAAGGGCATAAAAGCCTATATAGTAGGTGGGGCTGTTAGGGATGCAATACTTAAAAATAAAATAAAAGATATTGATATATGTATAAATGTCAATCCAAATAGTATTGCAGGGCAATTAAAAGGGATAAAATACTATAAATATTATGAAAATTTTCAAACAGCTACTTTAGCTTTTGAAAATGGGATTGGTATAGATTTAATAAGATGTAGAAAGGAATACTATAAAAAAGATGGAGAGCTTCCTATAGTGGAACCCTCAAATATATATGATGATTTGCATAGAAGAGACTTTACTATAAATTCACTGGCATATGATATGGTAACAAATAGTATATTGGATATTTATGGTGGCATAGATGATATAAAAAATAAAATTATTAAAAAAATACATTTTAATAGTTACAGAGAGGATCCTACTAGAATATTTAGAGCTATAAAATATTGTGTAAGGTATGGGTTTCATTTAAAAGATAAATGGGAAATAGAACAATGCATTAAGGAAGGTATTTTTAATACAATAAGTAATGATAGGATAATTAAAGAAATATATTCTCTGTGTTGTGAAATAAATTGGATAGAAAATATTTATTTGTGTAGTGAATTAAAAATATTTAATATTGATGGACAAGCACTGGAAATTAAAGATTCAGTTTACGGAAAAGATTTGATTTCTATCTACAAAAATATAGATATGAGAATTTTGAGGTTATTTTATTCACTAAGAGATGAAGTTTATGTTAACATATTAATAGAAAACTCAATTTTAAATAGAAAATTGAAGAGTACAATAAAATATTTTTCAGAAAGGCTGAAAATAATAATTGATTCCATGAAAAATACTTTAGATAACTATAAATTATATAATCTGTTAAAAAGCATGAATGACTATGAATTGACATTTTTAAGTTGGTATGATGAATTAAATTGCAAAATTTACAATTATACAACTAACATGAGTACCTATAAACTAAGTTTAAATGGCAATGATATAAAGACTCTTGGAATAAAAGAAGGTAAATTTATAAAGAAAATTTTAAATGACATAATGAAAGTTGAATTGAATACAGCATTAAAATGGAAAAAAGAATATTTATTAAAAAATATAGGAGAAATGTATAAATGCCTTTAA
- a CDS encoding D-alanyl-D-alanine carboxypeptidase family protein yields MLLIMFFIIGFGSTVVKAKALTEEDKQEIKSIKADLNINAKSALLMEPVSGKIIFEKNAHEKLEPASVTKIMDMLLTMEALDSGKMSLSDKVTVSENAKKMGGSSMLLDTGEVRSVEDLIKGIGIASGNDAAVAVAEYLGGTEEAFVQLMNKRAKELGMNSTEFKNCTGLSQEGHYTTAYDIALMSRELLKHPNILKYTGTYMETISEGRKSPIELVNHNKLVRFFKGCDGLKTGFTNSAQYCISATSVRDGARMLAVVMGSPTYKERNKEASMLMNYGFSKYTSIDILKKGNDIEKVNLNKGGDRFFMAKSSSDLRVVVEKGKENKVTCKCVINKNKRQYKKGEKVGYCDVYVDGELKGKVDLYSDRDVKKPGILGNFKDNLKNIVNGEV; encoded by the coding sequence ATGTTGTTAATAATGTTTTTTATAATAGGATTTGGGAGTACAGTAGTTAAAGCAAAAGCTTTAACTGAGGAGGATAAACAGGAAATTAAATCTATAAAAGCGGATTTAAATATAAATGCAAAATCTGCATTACTTATGGAGCCAGTAAGTGGTAAAATTATATTTGAAAAAAATGCTCACGAAAAATTAGAACCTGCTTCTGTCACCAAGATAATGGATATGCTTTTGACAATGGAAGCTTTGGATTCGGGGAAAATGTCCCTTTCAGACAAAGTTACTGTTAGTGAAAATGCAAAAAAAATGGGTGGAAGTTCCATGCTATTGGATACAGGAGAAGTTAGAAGTGTAGAGGATTTAATAAAAGGCATAGGAATAGCTTCTGGAAATGATGCTGCAGTTGCTGTGGCGGAATACTTAGGAGGTACGGAAGAAGCCTTTGTGCAACTTATGAACAAAAGGGCAAAAGAACTTGGAATGAATAGTACAGAATTTAAAAACTGCACAGGACTAAGTCAAGAAGGTCATTATACTACTGCCTATGATATAGCACTGATGTCTAGAGAACTTTTAAAACACCCTAATATATTAAAATATACAGGAACATATATGGAAACTATATCAGAGGGGAGAAAAAGTCCTATAGAGCTAGTAAATCATAATAAGTTAGTTAGGTTTTTCAAAGGCTGTGATGGCTTGAAAACAGGATTTACAAATTCTGCCCAATATTGTATATCAGCTACTTCAGTTAGAGATGGTGCTAGAATGTTGGCTGTAGTTATGGGTTCCCCTACTTATAAAGAAAGAAATAAAGAGGCAAGTATGCTTATGAATTATGGATTTTCAAAATATACTTCTATTGATATTTTGAAAAAAGGAAATGATATAGAAAAGGTTAATTTAAATAAAGGGGGAGACAGATTTTTTATGGCAAAGTCATCCTCAGATTTAAGGGTAGTAGTGGAAAAAGGAAAGGAAAATAAAGTTACCTGTAAATGTGTTATAAATAAAAATAAAAGACAGTATAAAAAAGGTGAAAAAGTTGGATATTGCGATGTATATGTAGATGGAGAACTTAAAGGTAAGGTAGATTTATATAGCGATAGAGATGTAAAAAAACCAGGTATATTAGGAAATTTTAAAGATAATCTTAAGAATATTGTAAATGGGGAAGTATAA
- a CDS encoding PAS domain S-box protein, whose protein sequence is MNFILSVIVIILLFIVFKGKSKLLKLNEKFELQEMYFEELFKNFQEGIIILDDEYRIVNVNHSFERIFQYKGEEIKGAFWNDVIAEPHVKDTFKFSDIVMQGGTISSESKGKRRDGVLIDVNVAAFPFIINKSQIGLCIIYKDIAQEKKSQEELQLQKLYFSRFLKNSPEAICILDNEDRIIDVNSAFEKLFGYTKEELGNNYINNKIVHVEAIEEAENISKKVINGNVIEYETFRMKKDKSLFNVRILACPIFCENKQIGVFGIYKDITEQKRCEEELKDSEYTFRTLFESSSDAVIILENNKIIDCNTAAVELLKYDFRAKIIGKSFYELSPERQPDGSISKRKQEEILRGTIKNVRLKFEWWYERIDGTLVPVEVMMTTILLNRKKVFHCMCRDISTWKEMEQKLRYLSYRDQLTSLYNRRFFEEELNRMDAKYNFPLTIVMADVNGLKLINDCFGHTVGDELLKKVSEAIKKGCRNEDVIVRLGGDEFVILMPRTDLHKARQIINDIKDIALKEKVNSVHVDVSFGYECKINGEQKIEEIFKKAEDNMYKKKLFESPIMRKKTINLIINILYEKNEREKEHAYKVSELCKNMGEVLGLQKSQIEELKMLGLLHDIGKIAIEENILDKKGKLTESEWNKIKEHPEIGYRILSSVNDMSEISKYILAHHEKWDGSGYPKSLKQKEIPFQSRIIAIADAYDAMTSRRSYGSVLPEQLAIKELQKNAYIQFDPELIEVFIGKVLNGCFLLK, encoded by the coding sequence GTGAATTTTATTTTATCTGTTATTGTAATAATATTACTTTTTATAGTATTTAAAGGAAAAAGTAAATTATTAAAACTTAATGAAAAATTTGAACTCCAGGAAATGTATTTTGAGGAACTATTTAAAAATTTTCAAGAGGGAATTATTATATTAGATGATGAATATAGAATTGTAAACGTTAACCATTCTTTTGAAAGAATTTTTCAATATAAGGGAGAAGAGATAAAAGGAGCATTTTGGAATGATGTTATTGCAGAACCTCATGTAAAAGATACCTTTAAATTTTCTGATATAGTTATGCAGGGAGGTACTATTAGTTCAGAAAGCAAAGGAAAAAGAAGAGACGGTGTATTGATAGATGTAAATGTAGCTGCTTTTCCATTTATAATTAATAAAAGTCAAATTGGATTATGTATTATATATAAAGATATTGCACAGGAGAAAAAATCACAAGAGGAATTACAGTTGCAGAAACTTTATTTTAGCCGATTTTTGAAAAATTCTCCTGAGGCCATATGTATACTGGATAATGAGGATAGAATTATTGATGTAAATTCCGCCTTTGAAAAACTTTTTGGATATACTAAAGAGGAACTAGGAAATAATTATATAAATAATAAAATTGTGCATGTTGAAGCAATTGAAGAGGCTGAGAATATTTCTAAAAAGGTTATCAATGGAAATGTTATAGAATATGAAACTTTTAGAATGAAAAAAGATAAGAGTTTATTTAATGTACGCATACTTGCATGTCCCATATTCTGTGAAAATAAACAGATAGGAGTCTTCGGCATATATAAGGACATAACTGAACAGAAAAGATGTGAGGAAGAATTAAAGGATAGTGAGTATACTTTCCGAACGCTTTTTGAAAGTTCATCCGATGCAGTTATTATATTGGAAAATAATAAAATAATCGATTGTAATACAGCTGCTGTAGAATTACTAAAATATGATTTTAGAGCTAAAATAATTGGAAAAAGTTTCTATGAACTTTCTCCGGAAAGACAGCCTGATGGAAGTATTTCAAAGAGAAAACAAGAGGAAATACTGAGAGGGACTATTAAAAATGTTAGACTTAAATTTGAATGGTGGTATGAAAGAATTGATGGTACATTAGTACCTGTTGAAGTTATGATGACCACTATTTTGCTTAATAGAAAAAAAGTTTTTCATTGTATGTGTAGAGATATCAGTACATGGAAAGAAATGGAACAAAAGTTGAGATACTTAAGTTATAGGGATCAATTAACGTCCTTATACAATAGGAGATTTTTTGAAGAAGAGTTAAATCGAATGGATGCAAAATATAATTTCCCTTTAACTATTGTTATGGCTGATGTAAATGGTCTAAAACTTATTAATGATTGTTTTGGACATACTGTGGGAGATGAACTTCTTAAAAAAGTGTCGGAAGCTATAAAAAAAGGATGTAGAAATGAGGATGTTATTGTGAGATTAGGTGGGGATGAATTTGTGATTTTGATGCCTAGAACAGATTTACATAAAGCTAGACAAATTATAAATGATATCAAAGATATTGCATTAAAAGAAAAAGTGAATTCTGTTCATGTAGATGTTTCTTTTGGATATGAATGCAAAATAAATGGTGAGCAAAAAATTGAAGAAATTTTTAAAAAAGCGGAAGATAATATGTATAAGAAAAAGCTTTTTGAAAGTCCTATTATGAGGAAAAAAACTATAAATTTAATCATTAATATCCTCTACGAAAAAAATGAAAGAGAAAAAGAGCATGCCTATAAAGTTTCTGAATTATGTAAAAATATGGGGGAAGTCTTAGGATTGCAGAAAAGCCAAATTGAAGAACTTAAAATGTTAGGACTATTACATGACATAGGGAAAATAGCTATAGAAGAAAATATACTTGATAAAAAAGGAAAACTTACAGAAAGTGAATGGAACAAAATAAAAGAACATCCGGAAATAGGATATAGAATATTAAGCTCAGTTAATGATATGTCGGAAATATCTAAGTATATACTGGCCCATCATGAAAAATGGGATGGAAGTGGATATCCTAAATCTTTAAAACAGAAGGAAATACCTTTTCAGTCTAGAATAATAGCTATAGCAGACGCCTATGATGCCATGACCAGTAGAAGAAGCTACGGCAGTGTTTTACCAGAACAACTTGCCATAAAGGAATTACAAAAAAATGCGTATATACAGTTTGATCCAGAACTTATAGAAGTGTTTATTGGAAAAGTATTAAATGGGTGTTTTTTATTGAAATAA
- a CDS encoding MarR family transcriptional regulator, translating into MNKEEQVLMGFWDIFNKRIWLDSFKMKVSLKGYNPSEVHCIEYIGRNVDSNVTKLAESSYMTRSAISKLTKKLIKKGLIESYQKPDNKKEIYFRLTEQGKAINKVHEELHKESQKRDKAVFEQVTEEQFDIMLSFTEKYNRHLDAEIKKLGVDITSGCCDKL; encoded by the coding sequence ATGAACAAAGAAGAACAGGTCCTAATGGGTTTTTGGGACATATTTAATAAGAGAATTTGGCTTGATAGCTTTAAGATGAAAGTTAGTCTTAAAGGTTATAATCCTTCTGAAGTACATTGTATTGAATACATTGGAAGAAATGTAGATTCCAACGTGACAAAACTCGCGGAGTCCTCTTATATGACAAGAAGTGCCATAAGTAAATTAACTAAGAAGCTCATAAAAAAAGGCCTTATAGAAAGCTACCAGAAGCCGGATAACAAGAAAGAAATCTATTTTAGGCTTACTGAACAAGGGAAAGCAATTAACAAAGTCCATGAAGAATTGCACAAAGAATCTCAAAAGCGAGATAAAGCTGTATTTGAACAGGTAACCGAGGAACAATTTGACATTATGCTTAGTTTCACGGAAAAGTATAATAGGCATTTGGATGCGGAAATAAAGAAACTGGGTGTAGATATTACATCGGGATGTTGTGATAAACTATAA
- the ytfJ gene encoding GerW family sporulation protein — MDNHPIENLLKSTMENLKDMIDVNTIVGDAVESKDGSFIIPISRVSLGFISGGSEFNSKNEDTSNSEYPFGGGSGAGVTVKPVAFLVTKGDSIRLLSLNQNNTYDKIVDSIPQIIDLIKGMGSSKCKKSENTHKREEEKEETVKEKNS, encoded by the coding sequence ATGGATAATCATCCTATAGAAAACTTATTAAAAAGCACCATGGAAAATTTGAAAGATATGATAGATGTAAATACCATAGTAGGAGATGCGGTAGAATCAAAAGATGGTTCTTTTATAATACCCATTTCAAGAGTGTCTTTAGGTTTTATATCTGGAGGAAGTGAGTTCAATTCTAAAAATGAGGATACATCTAATTCAGAATATCCTTTCGGAGGAGGTTCTGGAGCTGGGGTTACAGTAAAGCCTGTGGCTTTTTTAGTTACCAAAGGTGACTCCATAAGACTTCTATCCTTAAATCAAAATAATACCTATGATAAAATAGTAGATTCTATTCCTCAGATAATAGATTTAATTAAGGGAATGGGAAGTTCCAAATGTAAAAAATCAGAAAATACACATAAAAGAGAAGAAGAAAAAGAAGAAACTGTCAAAGAAAAAAACTCATGA
- a CDS encoding EFR1 family ferrodoxin (N-terminal region resembles flavodoxins. C-terminal ferrodoxin region binds two 4Fe-4S clusters.) — translation MNKKINTLYFSATGTTEKVVCKIARGILKNIGSETMNINNIDFTLPKIREQFVSFTGQDIVIVGVPVYAGRVPNVLLEYLNSIKGNGALAVSVVVYGNRNYDDALIELKDILELNDFKVIGAGAFIGEHSFSKILAKGRPDEKDMIIVENFVDNICRKLTTEHEIKTLIVKGNNPYRKYYKPKNKQGIPVDIRKVTPKTNDNCTDCKICVNVCPMGSIDFKDVSKLNGICIKCGACIKKCPHGAKYYDDEDYLRHKYELEIDFASRKEPELFI, via the coding sequence ATGAATAAAAAAATTAATACACTATATTTTAGTGCCACAGGCACTACTGAAAAAGTAGTATGTAAAATAGCAAGGGGTATTTTAAAAAATATTGGTAGTGAAACAATGAATATAAATAATATTGATTTTACATTACCAAAGATTAGAGAACAATTTGTTTCTTTTACAGGACAGGATATTGTCATTGTAGGGGTTCCTGTTTACGCAGGGAGAGTTCCAAATGTATTATTAGAGTATTTAAACTCTATTAAAGGAAATGGAGCATTGGCTGTCTCAGTAGTTGTTTATGGCAATAGAAATTATGATGATGCTTTAATAGAATTAAAGGATATACTTGAGTTAAATGATTTCAAAGTTATTGGGGCAGGTGCTTTTATAGGAGAACATTCATTTTCTAAAATTCTTGCCAAGGGTAGACCAGATGAAAAAGATATGATTATAGTAGAGAATTTTGTAGACAACATATGTAGGAAACTAACAACTGAACATGAAATAAAAACTTTAATTGTAAAAGGGAATAATCCTTATAGGAAATATTATAAACCTAAGAATAAACAGGGAATTCCTGTTGACATTAGAAAGGTTACTCCAAAAACCAATGATAATTGTACTGATTGTAAAATTTGCGTAAATGTTTGTCCTATGGGGTCTATTGATTTTAAGGATGTGTCTAAATTAAATGGCATTTGTATTAAATGTGGTGCCTGTATCAAGAAATGTCCCCATGGTGCAAAATATTATGATGATGAGGATTATTTAAGACATAAATATGAATTGGAAATTGATTTTGCCTCTAGAAAAGAGCCAGAATTATTTATATAA
- the scpB gene encoding SMC-Scp complex subunit ScpB, producing the protein MEDNFSENIYKTDEGDILSKDNCFSIIESLLFVSGEPLTLKQIASIIRCNIEYTRDLINEMALEYKKYRRGIKILNNGDKYSLVTKSENSSYVEKLLGNNSRQSLSRAALETLAIIAYMQPVTRIDIDEVRGVKSDRALMTLMEKKLIEENGRLSVPGRPILYVTTEQFLKYFGLNSIKEIPGIEDFINNYESVYKTSKS; encoded by the coding sequence ATGGAGGACAATTTTAGTGAAAATATATATAAAACTGATGAAGGCGATATCTTATCCAAGGATAATTGTTTTTCTATAATAGAATCTCTTTTATTTGTATCTGGAGAGCCTCTTACATTAAAACAAATTGCATCTATAATAAGATGTAATATAGAATATACCAGGGATTTAATAAATGAGATGGCTCTTGAATATAAGAAATACCGTAGAGGTATAAAAATATTGAATAATGGTGATAAGTATAGTCTGGTTACTAAATCTGAAAACAGTAGTTATGTAGAAAAATTATTGGGAAATAATTCAAGACAATCTCTGTCTAGAGCAGCACTTGAAACTTTGGCTATTATTGCTTATATGCAGCCTGTAACTAGGATAGATATAGATGAAGTAAGAGGAGTAAAAAGTGATAGAGCACTAATGACTTTAATGGAAAAAAAGCTTATAGAAGAAAATGGGAGATTAAGTGTTCCAGGAAGACCAATACTTTATGTTACAACAGAACAATTTCTAAAGTATTTTGGATTGAATAGTATAAAAGAAATTCCTGGAATAGAGGATTTTATTAATAATTATGAATCAGTTTATAAAACAAGTAAATCTTAG
- a CDS encoding segregation/condensation protein A codes for MPLNIKIENFQGPFDLLLHLIKKNKMNIYDIKIHDITEQYIQYINSMKDMDLEITSEFIVIAASLIEIKSKMLLPKPKLDEDVEDDEKDPRKQLVDKLLQYRRFKVAAEFFKERSLNIGRMYGKMPEIIEIKNKPENMEEVLKDINIEELYGIYKKLVDLYTSKLNKEDMVNKNITVDEFKLEDKMEYIMEVLENRRKIKFSTIIESCSFKIERIITFVALLELVKLRTISIMQYKNFSEIYIERIIEYGGQF; via the coding sequence ATGCCTTTAAATATAAAAATAGAGAATTTTCAAGGACCTTTTGATTTACTACTTCATCTTATAAAAAAAAATAAGATGAATATATATGACATAAAAATTCATGATATCACAGAACAGTATATTCAATACATAAACAGTATGAAGGATATGGATCTGGAGATAACCTCAGAATTTATAGTTATAGCGGCGTCACTTATAGAAATAAAGTCCAAAATGCTTCTGCCTAAACCTAAATTGGATGAAGATGTTGAAGATGATGAAAAAGATCCAAGAAAACAACTGGTAGATAAATTATTGCAGTATAGGAGATTTAAAGTAGCTGCTGAATTTTTTAAGGAGAGATCATTAAATATAGGTAGAATGTATGGGAAAATGCCGGAAATAATTGAGATAAAAAATAAACCTGAAAATATGGAAGAAGTTTTGAAGGATATAAATATTGAAGAGCTATATGGAATATATAAGAAGCTTGTGGATTTGTATACAAGTAAATTAAATAAAGAAGATATGGTTAATAAAAATATAACTGTAGATGAATTTAAATTAGAAGATAAAATGGAATATATAATGGAAGTTTTAGAAAATAGAAGAAAGATTAAATTTTCCACTATTATAGAAAGCTGTTCTTTTAAAATAGAGAGAATTATAACTTTTGTTGCACTTTTAGAATTAGTGAAACTTAGAACTATATCTATAATGCAATATAAAAATTTTAGTGAAATTTATATAGAAAGGATAATTGAATATGGAGGACAATTTTAG
- a CDS encoding pyruvate kinase alpha/beta domain-containing protein: MYFSKKGKENTKDTIDLALKAAREKNIKYIVVASSKGGTARLLEDAKDLQIVVVTHANGYPEQGKMEFPTEVRSELESSGIKVLTTTHVLSGAERGISKLFGGVNSVEIIAQTLRLFGQGTKVCVEIGIMALDAGLIPYGEPVVAIGGSAYGADTALILTPSHASSVFSSRIHEVICKPSYY, translated from the coding sequence ATGTATTTTAGCAAAAAAGGTAAAGAAAATACTAAAGATACTATTGATTTAGCTCTAAAAGCTGCCAGAGAAAAGAATATAAAGTATATTGTTGTAGCTTCTTCAAAAGGAGGTACTGCTAGATTGTTGGAAGATGCCAAGGATTTGCAAATAGTAGTTGTAACACATGCAAATGGCTATCCTGAACAGGGAAAAATGGAATTTCCAACAGAGGTTCGAAGTGAGCTTGAAAGCAGTGGAATAAAAGTATTAACTACTACTCATGTATTAAGTGGAGCCGAAAGAGGAATTAGTAAGCTTTTTGGTGGAGTTAACTCTGTTGAAATAATTGCCCAGACCTTGAGATTATTTGGCCAGGGTACTAAGGTTTGCGTGGAAATTGGAATAATGGCTTTAGATGCGGGATTGATACCTTATGGAGAGCCAGTTGTTGCAATAGGAGGCTCTGCTTATGGAGCCGATACTGCATTGATACTTACACCTTCTCATGCCAGCAGTGTATTTAGTAGCAGAATTCATGAAGTTATTTGTAAACCTTCTTATTATTAA